TGGGCCTTCTTCCGGGAACAGCCGTTGCCGCCGGAATGATCGATGCCCATGCGGGCGGGATCGGGACCGTGGGCGTGGGCGGAAAACCGACGAGCAACATGGCCTATGTCTTCGGAACCTCTTCCTGCACCATGACATCCACCGAAGAACCGGTTTTCGTGCCGGGGGTATGGGGTCCCTATTATTCCGCCATGGTTCCGGGCATCTGGCTGAACGAGGGGGGACAGAGTGCGGCGGGCGCGGCGATAGACCAGTTGACCAGCTTCCACCCGGCTGCAGCAGAGGCTGCGCAACTGGCGTCTTCGCAAGGCAAGTCACTTCCCGCGCTTCTTGCGGATCATGCTCTGCAACAGGTGTCCCATCCATCGGATGTCGTCGCGCTGGCAACCGGTTATCATGTCGTGCCTGAGTTTCTCGGAAACCGTGCGCCATTCGCAGACCCACATGCCCGCGCCATCATCGCCGGCCTGGGGATGGAACGCGATCTTGAAAGCCTGGTCGCGCTTTATGTCGCCGGCTTATGCGGCATCGGCTATGGACTGCGCCAGATCATCGATACACAGGCGGGATCCGGCGCTGTCGTGGAACGGGTCGTCATCAGCGGCGGTGCCGGTTCCAATCCCCTCGTTCGCCAGATCCTCGCCGATGCCAGCAGAAAGCCCGTCACGACCATTTCGGCGCAAGAGCCGGTTCTGCTCGGTTCTGCCATCCTTGGCAGTGTTGCTGGCGGCGCGTTTTCCAACGTGCGGGATGCCATGGATGCGCTTTCGCGCGTGGCAGATGAGTATCTGCCCGTCGAGAATGAACTCGAGGAGCGTCACAACAGTCGGTACGAGGCGTTTCTGCGTCTTCAGGAAACTGCGCGCGTCATCCAGTCCAGTTGAGCCAGAGACGATTGAGCTTCGCTGTCCTCTGATCTCGTGCCTCACCCCACGCGAAGAGCGTGCACGAGGTTGAGGCACAGAACGGAGTTGTGGTGGGCGACGTCAGCCGCCCACCCTTGATTGATCAATCGTAAAGAACGGCTGCGATCTTCGGATCGTTCATGTTGTTCTTGTCGTACCAGTAGTAGCCGGTATCGATGATCTTCGGCAGCTTCTCGCCCTTGACGGCCTTTGCCAGCGAATTGACGACGCATTCGCCGATGCCAACCGGGTTCTGGGTGATGGAGCCCAGAAGCGCGCCGTTCTTGATGGCATCCTTCTGGGTTTTGCCTGAGTCAAAGCCGATGCCGACGATCTTCTTGCCGGATTCCTTCAGCGCGACGGCCAGACCGATGGCCGCACCTTCGTTGGAGGCAAAGATACCCTTGATGTTGGGATGAGCCTGCAACATGGCCTTGATATCGTCAGCGGCTTTCAGGGCATCGTTGGCGTACTGAACTTCGACAACCTTGATATCCGGATACTTTTCCTTGATGCGGTTCAGGAAGCCATCGCGGCGTCCGATACCTGTCGCGGAAGTCTGGTCGTGAATCTCAGCTGCAATTTCACCCTTGCCGCCAATGGCTTCCGCCATCTTGTCGGCCGCGGCCGCTGCGGCCGTCTTGTTGTCAGTCGAGCACGTGGTGAGCGGCAGATCGCTGTCGACGCCGGAGTCGAACGCCACGATCGGGATGCCAGCGGTGGCGGCCTTCTTCAAAGCGGGCACCTGCGCCTTGGAATCGAGCGCGGCAAAGCCAAGGCCTTGCGGCTTCTTTGCGATGGCGGCGTTCAGGATGTCCGTCTGCTTGTCGATCTGCGCCTCGGTTTCCGGGCCTTCGAAGGTGATCTTCACGCCGTTGGCCTTGGCAGCCTTGTCGGCTCCAGACTTGACCGCCTGCCAGAACTGGTGGCTGAAGCCCTTGGCGACAATGGGGAAATAGGCTTCCTGTGCTTTTGCACCTGTGCTGAACACGCATGCCGCGCTCAGGGCCAGGATGGCTGCGGT
The window above is part of the Rhizobium rhizoryzae genome. Proteins encoded here:
- a CDS encoding ABC transporter substrate-binding protein, whose translation is MKKTTTAAILALSAACVFSTGAKAQEAYFPIVAKGFSHQFWQAVKSGADKAAKANGVKITFEGPETEAQIDKQTDILNAAIAKKPQGLGFAALDSKAQVPALKKAATAGIPIVAFDSGVDSDLPLTTCSTDNKTAAAAAADKMAEAIGGKGEIAAEIHDQTSATGIGRRDGFLNRIKEKYPDIKVVEVQYANDALKAADDIKAMLQAHPNIKGIFASNEGAAIGLAVALKESGKKIVGIGFDSGKTQKDAIKNGALLGSITQNPVGIGECVVNSLAKAVKGEKLPKIIDTGYYWYDKNNMNDPKIAAVLYD
- a CDS encoding FGGY-family carbohydrate kinase, with protein sequence MSGHDNLNHAAQRYVIGVDVGTGSARAGLFDLNGNMLSVSKRDISLFRDAGSVVEQSSTEIWIAVCDIVREAVALAGVDPAHVIGLGFDATCSLVVLGEGGRSLAVGPSDAPHRDIVVWMDHRAVKQAERINEMGHEVLRYVGGRISPEMQTPKLLWLKENRPHIFDAAWQFFDLADFLTWKSTGDLARSTCTVTCKWTYLAHEQRWDPSYFEQIGLGNLAEDAFARIGQRIVEPGTPLGQGLLQEAADLMGLLPGTAVAAGMIDAHAGGIGTVGVGGKPTSNMAYVFGTSSCTMTSTEEPVFVPGVWGPYYSAMVPGIWLNEGGQSAAGAAIDQLTSFHPAAAEAAQLASSQGKSLPALLADHALQQVSHPSDVVALATGYHVVPEFLGNRAPFADPHARAIIAGLGMERDLESLVALYVAGLCGIGYGLRQIIDTQAGSGAVVERVVISGGAGSNPLVRQILADASRKPVTTISAQEPVLLGSAILGSVAGGAFSNVRDAMDALSRVADEYLPVENELEERHNSRYEAFLRLQETARVIQSS